From Pyrenophora tritici-repentis strain M4 chromosome 1, whole genome shotgun sequence, the proteins below share one genomic window:
- a CDS encoding 60S ribosomal protein uL24, which produces MTKVQSMVASSRRKSRKAHFSAPSSVRRVIMSAPLSKELREKHGVRSIPIRKDDEITVVRGSNKGREGKVSSVYRLKYCIHVNGIVREKSNGQSVPIPIAPSKVVVTKLKLDKDRESILERKSAGREEKKKQREA; this is translated from the exons ATGACCAAGGTCCAGTCAATGGTCGCGAGCTCTCGCCGCAAATCGCGAAAGGCACACTTCAGTGCGCCGAGTAGTGTGCGTCGGGTCATCATGAGC GCGCCTTTGAGTAAGGAGCTCCGCGAGAAGCACGGAGTGCGCAGCATTCCCATCCGCAAGGAT GACGAGATCACCGTCGTCCGCGGCTCCAACAAAGGACGTGAGGGCAAGGTTTCATCCGTCTACCGTCTCAAGTACTGCATCCACGTCAACGGCA TCGTCCGCGAGAAGAGCAACGGCCAATCGGTCCCCATCCCCATCGCTCCCTCCAAGGTCGTTGTCACCAAGCTCAAGCTCGACAAGGACCGTGAGTCCATCCTGGAGCGCAAGAGCGCCGGTCgcgaggagaagaagaagcagaggGAGGCATAA
- a CDS encoding mitochondrial 37S ribosomal protein uS11m, whose protein sequence is MANNTALRTFRSLTSTICASCRHSQSARAFTQSTHNAAAPPGKPIQMDSMLSNVDRNFQQAGPDPYNPSIRSIIPNANQPSGLVNLAREWAEDDKHKLHVYATKHNTHLCLTKPNRDPLISVSCGNIGFRKAGRGTYDAAYQLAAFLMSRIQDKGLLPQIQKLELTYRGFGAGREAVTKAILGAEGRKVRPLIVKLSDSTRLKFGGTRSKKPRRLG, encoded by the coding sequence ATGGCCAACAACACTGCGCTACGAACGTTCCGCTCCCTCACATCCACCATTTGCGCATCGTGTCGTCATTCACAATCGGCGCGGGCCTTCACTCAGAGCACACACAATGCCGCTGCACCACCCGGCAAACCAATCCAAATGGACTCGATGCTCTCCAATGTAGACCGAAACTTTCAGCAAGCAGGTCCTGACCCCTACAACCCGTCCATCAGAAGCATAATACCCAACGCCAACCAGCCCTCGGGTCTTGTCAACCTGGCGCGCGAGTGGGCAGAAGACGACAAACACAAACTACATGTTTACGCCACCAAGCACAACACACATCTCTGTCTCACCAAACCGAACCGCGACCCCTTGATATCCGTGTCATGTGGGAATATTGGCTTCAGGAAAGCAGGTCGGGGAACGTATGATGCTGCCTACCAGTTGGCCGCCTTCTTGATGAGCAGAATTCAGGACAAGGGTTTACTACCGCAGATCCAGAAGCTGGAACTGACCTACAGGGGGTTTGGGGCGGGGAGAGAGGCTGTAACAAAAGCGATATTGGGTGCTGAGGGAAGGAAGGTACGACCGTTGATTGTCAAGTTGTCAGACTCGACGAGGCTGAAGTTCGGTGGTACAAGGAGTAAGAAGCCGAGGAGATTGGGTTGA
- a CDS encoding Med16 multi-domain protein yields the protein MDGASYNMDVDDLFGDSEHVNITTINTIPPLKGLDGRIDELASSGCCQKISWSKNGCVAYISPDGYSVNLKIFSYDPETGKWNLGKAVPLEFPQNREVFPLTHLSWSHLGNDLAVMDEAGRVMVFSCAMALDRMQFSRADIPHPESEVDAVVGMHWLAILPYSQKNLIAWSAAREGNKWKWNIRQHLFNNAHHPVDGKASLIYLKRHGELKLRFQQNDNYWQEASAQLGPMLSTKEPFTHAAFASNNDNTLLLTAYDVKRRLYLYRIETVWNVPADKRSQNAGPFEKPTIQVSLIAMEDDCNPVDMTNDDLSNGTESRGTAAAQLTHLNFLPVTPQQDDVSIPTIQAIFCKPPNPISYDLNPQESRYSIVVKWEVHQEQKSQLHPSLDQVTSKKKSVSSIPAQNTFVLKRQLDFALHAVVLAFYPIWYDMLFAFCYSDGAIEFRKRSTMEGILPDDNTDTVTSLLQAGYIFQHAEPSLHVAFSPNHCIAVCMQLDGTTKLRSMEYSHGTLATGDDEPQHSAALAALTLQFASAANQYFSSDDIFAIVGPISEKRKHDFVNHLFEGLQVNIDCGIDENATNHFILMGRSPFFVKNLSAMHLLGLEGGIKRSLSSKMAWMILNVKYLTQILTAVFRLHGDPGKTNLKAEYVPPMIGTCRWTMHFMAYILDELFTLGRALSDIPPVELTREVLEAKMHELNNPSVLFLLSAFPRAMMKMWAQPIQWVKRSAEAHTANPNAPTPSPEAKKLFTPLLSAVTELPFEWRWFEVLICETQNHVRGIYRQRSQSEAQRNVLERQLLVGKIPDILFPVAKRLVTDTLWNSNQANACLADKLDLGKLMFFDTTWLGLETSKRAATWHDTHVVDVCQKMIIRGTGTVTHPVNTGHGSRNRSDSIASAAGANGEDKKRKGMLRQCVRCGSCMEDVFPGLQGYAPHHCQWLMGVSKHCICGNSWMLVESKGKAK from the exons ATGGACGGCGCAAGCTACAACATGGACGTGGACGATCTGTTCGGAGACTCGGAACATGTCAACATCACCACTATCAACACAATCCCGCCACTAAAAGGCCTCGACGGGCGCATTGACGAGCTAGCGTCCAGTGGCTGTTGCCA GAAAATCTCATGGTCTAAGAATGGCTGCGTGGCATACATCAGTCCTGATGGCTACTCTGTCAACCTGAAGATCTTCTCGTATGACCCTGAGACCGGCAAATGGAACCTTGGGAAGGCTGTTCCACTGGAATTCCCACAGAATCGGGAGGTCTTTCCATTAACCCACCTGTCATGGAGTCACCTAGGCAATGATCTTGCCGTCATGGACGAAGCAGGTCGTGTCATGGTCTTCTCGTGTGCCATGGCCTTGGACCGCATGCAATTCAGCAGAGCCGATATACCTCATCCTGAATCCGAAGTAGATGCAGTCGTAGGCATGCACTGGCTGGCGATTCTGCCTTATTCGCAAAAA AACCTCATTGCTTGGTCAGCTGCCCGAGAGGGAAACAAGTGGAAGTGGAATATCAGACAACACTTGTTCAACAACGCGCATCATCCCGTCGATGGCAAAGCGTCTCTCATTTACCTCAAGAGGCACGGCGAACTCAAGCTTCGCTTCCAGCAGAATGACAACTACTGGCAAGAAGCATCTGCCCAGCTTGGGCCCATGCTCTCAACAAAGGAGCCCTTTACCCATGCAGCGTTTGCGTCCAACAATG ACAACACTCTTCTGTTGACAGCCTACGACGTCAAGAGAAGGCTTTACCTGTATCGTATCGAAACAGTCTGGAACGTCCCAGCAGATAAGCGCAGTCAAAATGCAGGTCCATTCGAGAAACCAACGATTCAGGTCTCATTAATAGCCATGGAAGACGATTGTAACCCCGTTGACATGACAAATGACGATCTGAGTAACGGTACAGAATCGAGGGGCACAGCTGCTGCTCAACTAACCCACCTCAACTTCCTTCCCGTTACACCCCAGCAGGACGATGTCTCTATACCCACCATCCAGGCCATATTCTGCAAACCACCAAATCCCATATCATATGACTTAAATCCCCAGGAGTCGCGTTACAGCATCGTCGTCAAATGGGAAGTGCATCAAGAGCAAAAAAGTCAGCTACATCCAAGTCTGGACCAGGTCACGTCAAAGAAGAAAAGCGTCAGTTCAATACCTGCTCAAAATACCTTTGTACTCAAGAGGCAGCTTGATTTTGCACTCCATGCAGTCGTCTTAGCCTTCTACCCCATTTGGTATGATATGCTCTTTGCCTTTTGCTACAGCGACGGTGCAATAGAGTTCAGGAAACGTTCTACTATGGAGGGTATCCTGCCAGATGACAACACCGACACCGTGACCTCGCTCTTACAAGCCGGATACATTTTCCAACATGCCGAGCCTTCACTACATGTGGCTTTCTCGCCCAACCACTGCATAGCTGTGTGTATGCAACTAGATGGTACTACAAAGCTGCGCTCGATGGAGTACTCACATGGCACACTAGCTACAGGCGATGACGAGCCACAGCACTCAGCAGCACTTGCAGCACTAACTCTCCAATTCGCTTCAGCCGCGAACCAGTACTTCTCGAGCGACGACATCTTCGCCATTGTCGGACCAATCAGCGAAAAGCGAAAACACGACTTCGTCAACCATCTCTTTGAGGGTCTCCAAGTAAACATCGACTGCGGAATTGATGAGAACGCAACCAATCACTTCATCTTGATGGGGCGGTCACCCTTCTTCGTCAAAAATCTTTCGGCAATGCATCTTCTGGGACTTGAAGGTGGCATCAAGCGCTCACTCAGCAGTAAAATGGCTTGGATGATCCTCAACGTCAAGTACCTTACACAGATCTTGACGGCCGTGTTCCGTCTACATGGCGACCCAGGGAAAACGAACCTCAAGGCCGAATACGTGCCCCCAATGATTGGAACCTGCAGATGGACCATGCACTTCATGGCATACATACTGGACGAACTCTTCACCCTAGGACGCGCCCTGTCCGACATCCCCCCGGTTGAACTAACGCGTGAAGTCCTCGAAGCCAAAATGCACGAGCTCAATAACCCCTCcgtcctcttcctcctctccGCCTTCCCTCGCGCCATGATGAAAATGTGGGCGCAACCAATTCAATGGGTGAAACGCAGCGCCGAAGCCCACACCGCCAACCCAAACGCACCCACGCCCTCCCCCGAAGCAAAAAAGCTCTTCACCCCCCTCCTCTCTGCCGTCACCGAATTACCCTTTGAATGGCGCTGGTTCGAAGTCCTAATCTGCGAAACACAAAACCACGTCCGCGGCATCTACAGACAACGCTCCCAATCAGAAGCCCAACGCAACGTCCTCGAGCGCCAGCTCCTCGTCGGCAAAATCCCTGATATCCTCTTTCCAGTCGCTAAACGCCTCGTCACTGATACCCTCTGGAATAGCAACCAGGCAAACGCTTGTCTGGCGGATAAACTTGATCTGGGAAAACTCATGTTCTTCGATACTACGTGGTTGGGTCTTGAAACTTCTAAACGTGCGGCTACATGGCATGATACACATGTCGTAGATGTGTGCCAGAAGATGATTATCCGTGGTACGGGCACGGTTACGCATCCGGTCAATACGGGGCATGGGTCGCGCAATCGCAGCGATAGCATTGCTAGTGCTGCGGGGGCGAATGGGGAGGACAAGAAGAGGAAGGGGATGTTGAGGCAGTGTGTGAGGTGTGGTTCTTGTATGGAGGATGTGTTTCCGGGGCTGCAAGGGTATGCGCCGCATCATTGTCAGTGGCTCATGGGCGTGAGTAAACATTGTATTTGTGGGAATAGCTGGATGCTGGTTGAAAGCAAGGGAAAGGCGAAATGA
- a CDS encoding DUF862 multi-domain protein: protein MSSSTRPKPSRKASGQQHRSTLSLQRAEVTIHVYDLLPPGKVSTVLWAIGSSLLHTGVVIGDKEYAYGGHDRRDLTGVYWTKPGQEPPGGTFRQAILHGFSFRPAEELESIIQEASHEFQGTSYNLLTKNCNHFTSYLCEKLTGRPAPSYLNRAASIGVALPCVVPREWIAPPDYDTADGELLDEDFEDEGASMLRHDRERERHRTHEESRGWEHASNPTGSSRADSGGARGPIRF from the exons ATGTCTTCTTCTACCCGTCCAAAACCCTCGCGCAAAGCGTCTGGCCAACAACATAGGAGTACGCTATCGTTACAAAGAGCAGAGGTTACCATACACGTCTATGATTTACTACCACCCGGCAAAGTGTCGACGGTGTTGTGGGCAATAGGCAGTTCTCTGTTACATACAGGCGTCGTCATCGGCGACAAAGAATATGCATATGGTGGACACGACCGGCGGGATCTGACTGGCGTTTATTGGACCAAGCCAGGACAGGAGCCTCCAGGCGGCACCTTCAGACAGGCCATTCTACACGGGTTCTCGTTTCGGCCTGCGGAAGAACTGGAATCTATTATACAAGAG GCCTCACACGAGTTCCAAGGCACATCCTACAACCTCCTCACAAAGAACTGCAATCATTTTACATCCTACCTCTGCGAAAAGCTCACTGGTCGCCCAGCCCCGAGTTATCTCAACCGAGCTGCCAGCATCGGCGTCGCTCTCCCATGCGTTGTACCACGGGAATGGATAGCACCACCGGATTATGATACTGCGGATGGAGAGTTACTTGACGAGGACTTCGAAGACGAAGGGGCGTCGATGCTGCGACACGACCGAGAGCGGGAGCGACATCGAACTCATGAAGAAAGCAGAGGCTGGGAGCACGCGAGTAATCCTACTGGGAGTAGTCGCGCAGATTCGGGCGGCGCAAGAGGCCCTATTAG ATTCTAG
- a CDS encoding SIR2, NAD-dependent protein deacetylase, SIR2 family produces MAADTLNEGPSSPLAESSDSELSILSRSPTPPLELSRSFAQQRAYVSPSSSRRSSAKTTPAPEDMPSPPSSNDENPRPSKRRKIAEPKERTAEYLDLSTTEINQDELPQLQRLLNVLHKKRKIVVIAGAGISVSAGIPDFRSSTGLFNTLKKEHKLKSSGKDLFDASVYQDDTSTSTFHDMVRTLSQHTKSAEPTAFHHLLATLAQEGRLMRLYTQNVDGIDTSLPPLSTEVPLPKKGPWPKTVQVHGGLDYMVCSKCHALAPFDAEQFNGPKPPPCPSCVENDEIRLFADKRSHGIGRLRPRMVLYNEYNPDDESIGSCASHDMRMRPDAVIVAGTTLKVPGVRRIAREMCNIVRDRKDGVTVWLNNDPEPLGKDLEDKWDLVVKGPCDEVARHAKMRRWDDPMDYKTVTDEDLSKVKEKQRAEVVIGTPRKPGVLRNAGQLTPGQSPRILPKSFNKEEPDTPSRKGTKRKTDAQMDLFGKVANKGLPKRPKAQPKKAAASRKSKKESKNDVPAINNVFKATKGTARSSTKKASDASLTVIESKYTLQPQLKPKENVSESIHVQKTRSPATPRKTTRLTKIKADYVFRPVSNVDGRNNHSPKRPPIESFTPTKDRTPSAQLQEEMAYARATSSRDDFRPSSSGSAQRHIIESPTGAVPKNMNHLLC; encoded by the coding sequence ATGGCTGCCGACACGCTAAATGAAGGGCCAAGCTCGCCCTTGGCCGAGAGCTCAGATTCTGAACTCTCGATCCTCTCTCGGTCGCCCACCCCCCCGCTGGAGCTCAGCAGATCCTTCGCTCAACAGCGCGCATACGTTTCCCCATCCTCGTCTCGACGGTCTTCTGCCAAGACCACACCCGCGCCAGAAGACATGCCTTCACCACCTTCCAGCAATGACGAGAACCCGCGCCCCTCGAAAAGACGAAAGATTGCCGAGCCCAAGGAGCGCACAGCCGAATATCTCGATCTTTCCACAACCGAAATAAACCAAGACGAACTGCCACAACTGCAGCGCTTGCTAAACGTCCTGCACAAGAAGCGCAAGATTGTTGTCATTGCAGGTGCAGGTATATCCGTGTCGGCCGGCATTCCAGACTTCCGATCCTCAACGGGCTTGTTCAACACGCTCAAGAAGGAGCACAAGCTCAAATCGTCCGGCAAGGATCTCTTTGATGCCTCTGTATACCAGGATGACACGTCTACATCTACCTTTCATGACATGGTGCGCACACTTTCACAGCACACCAAGTCAGCAGAGCCCACTGCCTTCCACCATCTTCTCGCAACTCTCGCTCAAGAAGGGCGCTTGATGCGACTCTACACCCAAAACGTCGACGGTATAGACACCTCCCTACCACCCTTGAGCACAGAAGTCCCACTACCTAAGAAGGGACCTTGGCCAAAGACTGTGCAGGTGCACGGAGGTCTTGACTACATGGTTTGTTCGAAATGCCACGCCTTGGCGCCTTTCGACGCCGAACAATTCAATGGACCTAAACCCCCGCCGTGCCCGAGCTGCGTGGAAAACGATGAAATCCGCCTGTTCGCTGACAAGCGAAGCCATGGAATTGGGCGATTGCGGCCTCGCATGGTTCTCTACAATGAATACAATCCTGATGACGAGTCTATTGGTTCTTGCGCATCACATGATATGCGAATGCGGCCGGATGCTGTTATCGTAGCCGGTACCACGTTAAAGGTCCCTGGGGTACGACGCATCGCCCGGGAAATGTGCAACATTGTGCGCGATCGAAAGGACGGCGTAACAGTTTGGCTTAATAACGACCCCGAGCCGCTAGGCAAAGACCTCGAAGATAAATGGGATCTGGTCGTGAAGGGACCCTGTGACGAAGTTGCTCGCCACGCGAAAATGCGACGATGGGATGATCCCATGGATTATAAGACTGTCACCGATGAAGATCTTAGCAAAGTCAAGGAGAAGCAAAGAGCAGAGGTTGTTATTGGCACCCCTCGCAAACCAGGTGTACTTCGCAACGCTGGCCAGTTGACACCTGGTCAAAGTCCTCGCATTCTTCCCAAATCTTTCAATAAAGAGGAGCCGGACACGCCATCGAGGAAGGGTACAAAGCGGAAGACTGATGCACAGATGGACCTATTTGGAAAAGTCGCAAATAAAGGACTCCCGAAAAGGCCCAAGGCCCAGCCGAAGAAAGCGGCAGCAAGCAGGAAGTCGAAGAAGGAGTCGAAGAATGATGTGCCCGCTATCAACAATGTCTTCAAGGCTACGAAGGGCACTGCAAGATCTTCGACTAAGAAAGCTTCCGATGCCAGCCTTACAGTCATCGAGTCCAAATACACGCTGCAACCACAGTTGAAGCCTAAAGAAAACGTCAGCGAGAGCATTCACGTCCAAAAGACCCGTTCTCCGGCCACTCCGAGGAAGACCACACGGTTGACTAAGATCAAGGCGGACTATGTTTTCAGACCCGTGTCGAATGTGGACGGCCGTAACAATCACTCACCAAAGCGGCCACCCATCGAGAGCTTTACACCAACCAAGGACCGCACTCCAAGTGCCCAACTCCAAGAGGAGATGGCATACGCGCGTGCTACATCCTCTAGGGATGATTTTCGTCCTTCATCATCCGGTAGCGCGCAGCGGCACATCATCGAAAGTCCCACGGGGGCGGTGCCCAAAAATATGAATCACCTGCTCTGTTAG
- a CDS encoding 1-phosphatidylinositol phosphodiesterase precursor gives MSSPPLTVRNLTQTVISIARIERFEDPNTLQSKARGYVFSSKNTTTLAPTSPELSGHAQSFIHQDMNITLQPFESYTLRFSDSAEAGATTKLSSPTLRLIIQTGQERHRVDTHPSYTQKSTQTFTPLSGNSLPPTYKALFHPSKPIPHLAIHSNHISRYTSWMSALPDDLPLSAMSIPGTHNSHTHYRALPSVRCQVHDVKTQLENGIRFLDIRVQPVHATDPQKKDLYLVHGAFPISLTGPKYLEPMLKICYDFLAANPSETVLISLKREGVGSATDEYLARILQDHYIAPKQSHWYTDPKIPYLGTVRGKLVLVRRYNTANPPSSPSPSNPQTTGLDATAWPHNASHALFPPHFPTPTFCLQDFCEVLIPESIPTKLQHCNDHLVRAAAAIHPIPGVSTDVVNPVPPGPLYLNFLSGSNFWKKACWPGAIAKIVNKGMEEWLCGGHHLERPARETREPGEVEESREMSGGVKRAGSGDGSTGVVVMDCVGEGGDWELVRLVVGMNMGVLLKMKACVG, from the coding sequence ATGTCTTCTCCGCCGCTTACCGTGCGAAATTTGACGCAAACGGTCATATCGATAGCACGCATTGAGCGGTTTGAAGATCCCAATACCCTACAGTCAAAAGCGAGAGGATACGTCTTCAGCTCAAAGAATACGACTACCTTGGCTCCTACATCACCTGAACTCAGCGGACACGCGCAAAGCTTCATCCACCAAGATATGAACATCACACTCCAGCCTTTTGAATCATACACGCTGCGTTTCTCCGACTCAGCAGAGGCTGGAGCCACGACAAAACTGTCAAGTCCAACTCTTCGCCTCATCATACAAACAGGCCAAGAACGCCACCGCGTCGACACTCACCCTTCATACACACAAAAGTCTACCCAAACCTTCACGCCGCTTTCGGGAAACTCGCTGCCACCAACATACAAGGCGCTTTTTCATCCGTCGAAACCAATTCCGCATCTGGCCATTCATTCCAACCACATTTCCAGATACACCTCATGGATGTCAGCATTACCAGACGATCTCCCTCTTTCAGCCATGAGTATACCTGGAACTCACAACTCTCACACCCATTACCGCGCTCTACCATCCGTTCGCTGCCAGGTCCATGACGTAAAGACGCAATTGGAGAACGGAATCCGCTTCCTCGACATACGCGTCCAGCCCGTCCACGCAACCGACCCACAGAAAAAAGACCTGTATCTCGTGCACGGCGCATTCCCCATTAGTCTGACAGGGCCAAAATATCTTGAACCCATGTTAAAAATATGCTACGACTTCCTCGCAGCAAATCCAAGCGAGACCGTTCTCATTAGCCTGAAAAGAGAAGGCGTAGGCAGCGCAACAGACGAATATCTTGCACGCATCCTACAAGACCACTACATCGCCCCCAAACAAAGTCACTGGTACACTGACCCCAAAATCCCCTACCTAGGCACCGTCCGAGGCAAACTAGTCCTAGTACGCCGCTACAACACCGCCAACCCCCCATCCTCTCCCTCACCATCCAACCCCCAAACTACGGGTCTAGACGCAACAGCCTGGCCCCACAACGCCTCCCACGCTCTCTTCCCCCCACACTTCCCCACACCAACGTTCTGCCTCCAAGACTTCTGCGAGGTCCTCATCCCCGAATCCATCCCAACAAAACTCCAACACTGCAATGATCATCTCGTCCGCGCTGCCGCCGCTATACACCCCATCCCAGGTGTGTCGACCGATGTCGTGAATCCCGTACCGCCAGGCCCGCTATACCTGAACTTCCTGTCTGGAAGCAATTTCTGGAAGAAGGCGTGTTGGCCGGGTGCGATTGCCAAGATTGTGAATAAGGGAATGGAGGAGTGGCTTTGTGGGGGTCATCATCTGGAGCGGCCGGCGAGAGAGACGAGAGAGCCGggggaggtggaggagaGTAGGGAAATGAGTGGTGGGGTGAAGAGGGCGGGGAGCGGGGATGGGAGTACAGGGGTTGTGGTTATGGATTGTGTGGGTGAGGGTGGGGATTGGGAGTTGGTGAGGTTGGTGGTGGGTATGAATATGGGTGTTTTATTGAAGATGAAGGCGTGTGTTGGATGA
- a CDS encoding GTPase, probable translation factor, protein MPPKKQVKEEKLPLGRPGNNLKSGIVGLANVGKSTLFQAITKCSLGNPANFPYATIDPEESRVLVPDERFDWLVEHYKPKSVVPAHLTIYDIAGLTRGASTGAGLGNAFLSHIRAVDAIFQVVRCFDDAEIIHVEGDVDPIRDLDIIAEELRLKDIEFVEKAHAALVKETRRGGQSLEMKKLKEEQATVEKVLEMLKAGKDVRKGNWSPKEVEHINPLFLLSAKPVVYLVNLSEKDYIRQKNKNLPKIAEWVKTNAPGDPIIPISVALEERIAVMSDAEAAEELKNLGTKSALPKAIQTMRKALQLGSFFTTGTDEVRQWTIRTGTKAPQAAGVIHGDFEKTFIQCVVYNYNTLREEGDEATCKAKGKIMTKGKDYVVEDGDIILIKAGAAKA, encoded by the exons ATGCCTCCCAAGAAACAGGTCAAAGAGGAGAAGCTCCCGCTCGGCAGGCCAGGCAATAACCTGAAGAGTGGTATC GTTGGCCTAGCGAACGTCGGCAAGTCGACTCTCTTCCAAGCCATCACAAAGTGCTCACTGGGTAACCCTGCC AACTTTCCATATGCCACCATCGACCCCGAAGAATCTCGTGTGCTGGTCCCCGATGAGCGCTTCGACTGGCTCGTAGAGCACTATAAGCCTAAGTCGGTCGTGCCTGCCCATCTTACCATCTACGATATTGCTGGTCTTACCCGTGGTGCATCGACTGGTGCGGGTCTCGGTAACGCCTTCTTGTCACATATCCGCGCTGTCGATGCCATCTTCCAAGTCGTACGATGCTTCGACGATGCCGAGATCATTCACGTCGAGGGCGACGTCGACCCAATCCGTGATTTGGACATTATTGCCGAGGAGCTGCGCCTAAAAGACATTGAGTTCGTTGAGAAGGCACATGCAGCGCTTGTCAAGGAGACAAGGAGAGGCGGCCAGAGTTTGGAGATGAAGAAGCTCAAAGAGGAGCAAGCTACCGTTGAGAAGGTCCTTGAGATGCTCAAGGCTGGCAAGGATGTCCGCAAGGGCAACTGGTCACCCAAGGAG GTCGAGCACATCAACCCTCTTTTCCTCCTCTCGGCCAAGCCTGTGGTATACCTTGTCAACTTGAGCGAGAAGGACTACATCCGCCAAAAGAACAAGAACCTACCCAAGATCGCTGAATGGGTCAAGACCAACGCCCCTGGTGACCCAATCATCCCCATCTCCGTAGCGCTCGAGGAGCGCATTGCCGTCATGTCCGACGCCGAGGCTGCTGAGGAGCTCAAGAACCTGGGCACCAAGTCCGCGCTTCCCAAGGCTATCCAGACTATGCGCAAGGCTCTTCAACTTGGTAGCTTCTTCACAACTGGTACCGACGAAGTCCGACAATGGACGATACGGACTGGTACCAAGGCACCACAAGCCGCTGGTGTCATTCACGGTGACTTCGAAAAGACTTTCATCCAATGTGTCGTATATAACTACAACACGCTGAGGGAAGAAGGTGATGAAGCTACCTGCAAGGCGAAGGGTAAGATCATGACCAAGGGCAAGGACTACGTTGTTGAGGATGGTGATATCATCCTCATCAAGGCCGGTGCGGCAAAGGCGTAG